The Gemmatimonadaceae bacterium DNA segment GCTCCGGCGCGTTGTAGAACTGGGGCGGGGGAGAGAACCGTGCGGCGTTGACGATCTCCTCATCCGTGACGCGGATGCCGCGGCGCTCGTACTCCTGTTGGAGGAGGATGTCCGTGACGAGCTGGTCGAAGGCCTGCTGCTCCAACTGCAGGCGCTCGTCCGCCGTGACGGGCTGCCCCGACTGCTGCTCCTGCTGCTGCTGGAGCTGACGCGTCACGTTGTCCCAGGCGAGGTACGTGATCTTCGTGCCGTTCACCGACCCGACGGTCGTCGTGGCGCTCACGCCAGTCATCCCGACGAGGCCGGAGAGGTCGGCAAAGAGGAAGCCGCCCACGAAGGCGACGAACAGGAAAATCCAGATGAACTTGGCAGCGCCCCGCATCTGTTGCAGCACGGCGGAGAATCCTAGGCTTACGGGAGGAAGAGAGGCCGGCGGCACGGGGACTTCGCGGGACCCTCGGGTCCGGCGGAAACGCGCGCCGCTGGGGGGAACACCAAAGCCTCGAAACCTACCCGCCGAACCGACCTAAAATCAAGCCAGACGTAGACTTCTGATTGACGCTCGCTCCGGCCCCGTGGTATCTTGGCGCCGTGGCCTAGGCGGTCTCTTTTTCCTCCCAACTCCCCGCACGGATGGCCGACAACCCACGGATCGAGGACCTGCGGAAGCGCTACCACGAGAACCCGCGTCGGTTCTTTGCGCCGCTCGCCAATGAGTACCGCAAGTCGGGTTTCCTCGACCGCGCCGTCCTGCTGTGCGAGAAGCACCTCGCCGAGCAGCCGGAGAATATGAATGGGCTGGTCGTGTACGGGCAGACGCTCTTCGAGCTCGGCCGCCACGACGACGCCCGCGCGCCGTTCGAGATGGCGCTCAAGGTAGACCCCGAGAACCTGATTGCCCTACGCCACCTCGGCGACATCGCGCGCCTCGGCGACGACCTTGCCGCAGCCAAGGGCTGGTACGAGAAGGTCCTCGAATTCGACCGCCGCAACGACGACGTCCTCGAACTGCTGGAACAGATGAAGGGCGAGCCCGACGCATCGCCGCCGCGCGAGCCTCGCCCGCCCGACGCGGGTGGCCTCATCTCCGTGGCCGCGTCGGTCAGCGTCAGCACCGGACCTGACGACGGTACCGTGGACCGCGTCCCGCAGGCCGACCCCGTTGCGCCGCCGCCCAAGACGCCTGCCGGACCGGGCCGCACGGTGGTCATCAATGCGCAGGCCCTGGCGGCGCGTGACCGCCAGGAGGCCGACGCTGGCACCGTTGCCCAGCCGACGGACACGGTCGTGCCGCCGGTCGTCACCCCGCTCGCGGCCACCGAAGCGTCGGCGGTGCCCCGGCCGAGCAAGCGTGCGTCGCTGCTCGACATTCATTTCGACTTCTCCGAGATGCCCGGGGAGTTGAGCGCGTCAGACACCCCGCCCGCCCCTGCGCTAGGTGCCGAGGCGGCGGAGTACGGACTTGCCGACGCCGGTACCGACGCGTTGGCAATCGAGACCACGGACGACGGTGCTCCGCTGGGCTTGGAGCCGACGATGACCGAGCCACTGGCCGAGATGCCCGCAGTCACCGCCGGCGATGACTTCCAGTTGGCGGAGTACAGCGCCGACGTCTCGCCGCTCGCTGGACTCGAATCGGCGGAGTTTGAGGCGGCAAGCGTGGAGCCGTTGGATGGGTTGGATCCATCGTCGGTCAGCTCGATGCCGGCCTCGGTTGCGCCGCTGGAGGGCCTCGACCGAGTGGATGTCACCGCCGACAACGTCGAGTCGGTCAGCGGACTGGATGGAGTGGGACTGCCGGCCCCGGTGCCGACGACGATCGAAGCCGACGCCGATTCGCTCGGGCTGCCTTTGCTCGACGATCCGTCTGCCATCGTGCCCGCAGAGGAGCCGTCGGTGAGCCGGCCGAAGCCACGGATGACGAAGGCCGACCTCGCCTCGATTCCGCTGCTCGCAGACTTTGGTCTCGAAGACGATGCGCCGGCACCGCCGTCCCCTGCAGAGTCGATGAGCGAGCCGCCCTCGCCGCCGTCGCTCGACTTGCCGAGCGTCATCTCAGCCGCTCCGACCCGACCGTCCAAGGCCACGCCGGCGTTCGTTACCGAGACGATGGCGGCGCTGTACGTGCAGCAAGGGCACCTCGACGATGCCATCGGCGTCTATCGCCAACTGATTGCGCAGGCGCCGGATAATGCGTCGCTGCAGGCGAAGCTTGCGGAATTGGAGCGGATGCAGATGTCGGCCGCTGGGTCGGAGCCCGCGTCGCTGCACGGTGCCGCAGAAGAGATGCCGGAGTTCGAGGCACCCGCCGCCGACGCGGAGGAACCCGCTCCAGCGCCGGCCAACGCCGTGTTGGCCGACGTGTCCTTCGCTGGAGTGGGGCTGCGCGGGCAGTCCCCGGCGGCGCCGATCACCACGCCCGCAGTCGCAGTCGGTCCCTCGGCGCGCGAGTTCTTCGGCAACTTCGCGCGCCGTGCGGTCGCAGCGACGCCTGCCGCTGCTGCGCCGACGCCGGTCGCGGCCCCGGTCACCCTGGACGCGGCCTCCTCGCCGACGCCGGTCATCGCGACGCCGATCGTCGAGCAGGGCTCAGTCGCCGAGCCGGAAACGGCAACGTCCACCTCAGGCTGGCCGCTCGACGCGCTCTTCGGTGCCGCTGCTGACGTGCGCGACCTCCACGCCGCAGAGCAGATTGCCGGTGTCGGCACCTTCCAAGGCCCGGACGGCGGTACCGGTCTCGACGCGCTCTTGAGCGGCGGCGCTGCGGCCCCGGCCGCACGCAAGAGCGTACCGCGCGCCTCGGAGATGCTCAAGTTTGACCAGTTCTTCCAGACGCCGGCTGCACGCAGTTCCCCAGCGGAGGAGTCCGACCCCGCTGCCGCACCCGGCGACGACGATCTCGGGGAGTTCAAGGGCTGGCTCAAGGGACTCAAGCCGTGAGAGTCGCCGTCTTCAACGGGCCCAACCTGAACCTGCTCGGCATCCGCGAGCCGGAGATCTACGGCACCACCACGCTGGAGCAGATTGAGCAACGCCTGGAAGTGGTCGGTGCGGAGCTGGGGGTGACGCTGCTGTTCTCGCAGTTCAATGACGAAGGGCGGATGCTCGACGCCATCCACAACTGCCACGGCGTGGTGCAGGCCGCGTTGGTGAACGCCGGTGCGTGGACGCACACCTCGCTGGCCCTTCGCGACGCCTTCGCTGCCGTGCGCCTGCCGTACGTGGAAGTGCACCTGAGCAACATCTACGCCCGCGAGCCGGAGCGTCGCCATTCGTGGCTGGCGCCGGGTGCCATCGGCATCATCGCCGGCTTCGGGGCGGAGGGCTATGAGTTGGCGCTGCGGGGGCTGGTGTCGGCGGTAAGGACGGATGACGGATGACGGAGGAGTGAAGACGGAAGACGGAAGACGGAAGACGGAAGACGCAAGGACGCCGGCCGCACGAGTAGATTTCCGGCGTGCAGGATTCGCTCTTCGCCACTCCCTCCCACGCGCCCCTCGCGGCGCGCTTGCGGCCCCGCGCGCTCGATGAAGTCGCCGGGCAGCAACACCTGCTCGGCAGCGGCCAGGCCCTGCGCGTGGCCATCGAGCGCGGCGAGACGGGTTCCATTCTCCTCTGGGGACCGCCGGGCACCGGCAAGACGACCATTGCACGGCTGGTCGCGCGGCACGTGGACGCCGAGTTCGTGCCGTTCAGCGCCGTCACCGACGGCATCCCACGGCTGCGCGAGATCGTCGCCGACGCCGAGAAACGCCGTCAGCTCGGGCGCCGCACCGTGCTCTTCGTGGACGAGATCCACCGCTTCAACCGCGGGCAGCAGGATGCGCTGCTCCCGCACGTGGAGAGCGGGCTGCTCACGCTCATCGGCGCGACGACGGAGAACCCCAGCTTCGAGCTCAACGGCGCGCTACTGAGCCGCTTGCGCGTGTTCGTGCTCGAGCCGCTGGGCGCCGAGGCGCTCGGCGCCCTTGTGGACCGCGCCCTTGCGGACGCCGAGCGCGGGCTCGGCAAGGCGGGGCTGCGGCTCGACGCCGAGGCCCGCGCGCTGCTCGTGGAGGAAGCCGATGGCGATGCGCGTCGTGCGCTGACGGTGCTCGAAGCCGCCGCCGTGCTCGCTGCGGCGAGCCCCGCGCCCACGCAGCTCACGCGCGAGATCATCGCGCAGGCCCTGCAGACCCGGCTGCCCAGCTACGACAAGTCGGGCGAGCAGCACTTCAACCTCATCAGCGCCTATCACAAGGCCCTGCGCGGCAGCGACCCGCAGGGCGCGCTCTACTGGCTGGCGCGGATGATCGCCGGCGGCGAGGACCCGCTGTACATCGCGCGGCGCACCGTGCGCTTTGCCACCGAGGATATCGGTCTTGCCGACCCGCGCGCGCTCGAGCTCGCCATCGCCGCGCGCGACGCATACCACTTCCTCGGCTCCCCCGAAGGCGAACTCGCCCTCGCCGAGGCCGCGCTGTACTGCGCCACCGCCCCCAAGAGCAATCGCGTGTACGTCGCCTGGAAGGCCGCGCAGGAGGCCGCGCGCCAGACCCCCGCCGCCCCCGTCCCGCTCCACATCCGCAACGCCCCTACGGCCTTGATGAAGGACCTCGGCTACGGGGCGGGGTACCAGTATGCGCACGAGTTTCCCGAGGGATACGCGCCGCAAGACTATCTTCCGGATGGCTTACGGGAGCGCACATTCTATGAGCCGAGCGGATTTGGGGTCGAGAAGGAAATCGCTAAGCGGCTCGAATGGTGGCGCGGCGTGAGGCAAAGAATGCTTGCTGAACAGAGTGGGAGAAGCGAGGAGGGAGGTGGGTGACGGCAGGGAGGTGAGAGATGGAAGACGGCGGAGAGACGTGAGACGTTCCCCTCTCCCGACCATCTCCCCTCTCCCGACCATCTCCCCCTCTCCCCTCTCCCCGCCTTCACCCACCTCCCACTCTCCCGCCTCCCAGTCAGTCATCCAACACATTTCCAAGTCGAATGCGCCTCATCCTCCTCACGCTCGCCACCCTGTCTCTCACGAGCTGCCAGAGCTTCCTCCGCCGCGCCTTCGCCGCGCCGGAGGTGGAGGTCCGCGACGTGCGCGTCCGCAGCATCGGGCTGGCCGGCGGCACCATCGACGTCGTCCTCGATGTCGCCAATCCCAACGAGTATCGCATCGACGCCGAGAAGGTGACGTACAACTTCTACGTGGACACCACGCGCGTCGTCACCGGCGAGATCACGCAGCGGCTGACGATGGAAGAGAAGGGCAGGATCTCGCTGACGGTGCCGGTGACCTTCGACTTCGCGGCCCTCGGCGTGGCGCTGCGCTACTACAACCTGCACGGCGCGCTCGACTACAAGGTGGACGGCAACTTCACGCTGGTGACGCCGATCGGGCGCTTCACGCGTCCGTACCAGGGCCGCGGGCGCGTCGAAGGGATGCCGTGAGTCGCGACCTCATCGACCTCGCGCCGCCGCAGGAACGCGCCATCCTCGTCGGCGCGCCGGTGAAGCGCAGCAACGCGCGGCACCATATGCAGGAGCACCTCGAGGAGCTGGCGCGCCTCACGGACACGGCGGGCGCGGTGGTCGTCGGCACGCTCACGCAGCAGCTCGACCGCCCCGATCCCTCGACGTACATCGGACGCGGCAAGGTGGAGGAGCTCAAGCAGCTCATCACCGAGCAGGAGGCGACGGTGGTGATCTTCGACGACGAGCTCTCGCCGGCACAGGGCAAGAACCTCGAGGGCGAACTGGGCAAGCGCGTCATCGATCGCGCCGAGCTGATCCTCGACATCTTCGCCGTGCGCGCGCGCTCGGCCGAGGCGCGGATGCAGGTGGAGCTGGCGCAGCTCGAGTACTCGCTGCCGCGGCTCGTGCGGATGTGGACCCACCTCGAGAAGTTCCGCGGCGGCATCGGCGTGCGCGGCCCGGGGGAAACGCAGCTCGAGACCGACCGCCGCCTCGTCGGCCATCGCATCCGCTTGCTCAAGGACCGCCTCGCCGACGTGGCCAAGGCCCGCGAGGTGCAGCGCAGCGGACGGCAGGGCAGCTTCAAGGCCGCGCTCGTCGGCTACACCAATGCCGGCAAGAGCTCGATTCTCCGCGCCATCGCGCAGTCGCGCGAGGTCTTCGTCGAGGACCGCCTCTTCGCCACCCTCGACCCGCTCACCCGCGAGGTGGACCTCGGCGACCACCAGTCGGCGCTGCTCACCGACACGGTCGGCTTCATCCGCAAGTTGCCCCACCATCTCGTGGCCAGTTTCCGCGCCACGCTCGAGGAAGTCCGCGAGGCCGACTTGCTCTTCCACGTCATCGATGCGTCGCATCCGTCCTGGGAGGAGCAGCGTCTGGTGGTGGACGAGGTGCTGGCCGAGCTCGGCGTGGCCGAGACGCCGATGCGCTACGTGTTCAACAAGATGGACGCGCTGCCGCCGGAGCAGCGCGAAGCGCTGCGCGAGCGCATCGC contains these protein-coding regions:
- the aroQ gene encoding type II 3-dehydroquinate dehydratase, translating into MRVAVFNGPNLNLLGIREPEIYGTTTLEQIEQRLEVVGAELGVTLLFSQFNDEGRMLDAIHNCHGVVQAALVNAGAWTHTSLALRDAFAAVRLPYVEVHLSNIYAREPERRHSWLAPGAIGIIAGFGAEGYELALRGLVSAVRTDDG
- the hflX gene encoding GTPase HflX, whose product is MLVGAPVKRSNARHHMQEHLEELARLTDTAGAVVVGTLTQQLDRPDPSTYIGRGKVEELKQLITEQEATVVIFDDELSPAQGKNLEGELGKRVIDRAELILDIFAVRARSAEARMQVELAQLEYSLPRLVRMWTHLEKFRGGIGVRGPGETQLETDRRLVGHRIRLLKDRLADVAKAREVQRSGRQGSFKAALVGYTNAGKSSILRAIAQSREVFVEDRLFATLDPLTREVDLGDHQSALLTDTVGFIRKLPHHLVASFRATLEEVREADLLFHVIDASHPSWEEQRLVVDEVLAELGVAETPMRYVFNKMDALPPEQREALRERIANLAPDSIFVSARDEEAGSGGLEPMREVLRAALRARKPEVALLIPMTHGKLLAEVHRVGEVTASEPDEAEGVMVITGRFDPASLARLERDGATRR
- a CDS encoding tetratricopeptide repeat protein, which translates into the protein MADNPRIEDLRKRYHENPRRFFAPLANEYRKSGFLDRAVLLCEKHLAEQPENMNGLVVYGQTLFELGRHDDARAPFEMALKVDPENLIALRHLGDIARLGDDLAAAKGWYEKVLEFDRRNDDVLELLEQMKGEPDASPPREPRPPDAGGLISVAASVSVSTGPDDGTVDRVPQADPVAPPPKTPAGPGRTVVINAQALAARDRQEADAGTVAQPTDTVVPPVVTPLAATEASAVPRPSKRASLLDIHFDFSEMPGELSASDTPPAPALGAEAAEYGLADAGTDALAIETTDDGAPLGLEPTMTEPLAEMPAVTAGDDFQLAEYSADVSPLAGLESAEFEAASVEPLDGLDPSSVSSMPASVAPLEGLDRVDVTADNVESVSGLDGVGLPAPVPTTIEADADSLGLPLLDDPSAIVPAEEPSVSRPKPRMTKADLASIPLLADFGLEDDAPAPPSPAESMSEPPSPPSLDLPSVISAAPTRPSKATPAFVTETMAALYVQQGHLDDAIGVYRQLIAQAPDNASLQAKLAELERMQMSAAGSEPASLHGAAEEMPEFEAPAADAEEPAPAPANAVLADVSFAGVGLRGQSPAAPITTPAVAVGPSAREFFGNFARRAVAATPAAAAPTPVAAPVTLDAASSPTPVIATPIVEQGSVAEPETATSTSGWPLDALFGAAADVRDLHAAEQIAGVGTFQGPDGGTGLDALLSGGAAAPAARKSVPRASEMLKFDQFFQTPAARSSPAEESDPAAAPGDDDLGEFKGWLKGLKP
- a CDS encoding replication-associated recombination protein A, whose translation is MSGVQDSLFATPSHAPLAARLRPRALDEVAGQQHLLGSGQALRVAIERGETGSILLWGPPGTGKTTIARLVARHVDAEFVPFSAVTDGIPRLREIVADAEKRRQLGRRTVLFVDEIHRFNRGQQDALLPHVESGLLTLIGATTENPSFELNGALLSRLRVFVLEPLGAEALGALVDRALADAERGLGKAGLRLDAEARALLVEEADGDARRALTVLEAAAVLAAASPAPTQLTREIIAQALQTRLPSYDKSGEQHFNLISAYHKALRGSDPQGALYWLARMIAGGEDPLYIARRTVRFATEDIGLADPRALELAIAARDAYHFLGSPEGELALAEAALYCATAPKSNRVYVAWKAAQEAARQTPAAPVPLHIRNAPTALMKDLGYGAGYQYAHEFPEGYAPQDYLPDGLRERTFYEPSGFGVEKEIAKRLEWWRGVRQRMLAEQSGRSEEGGG
- a CDS encoding LEA type 2 family protein, which translates into the protein MRLILLTLATLSLTSCQSFLRRAFAAPEVEVRDVRVRSIGLAGGTIDVVLDVANPNEYRIDAEKVTYNFYVDTTRVVTGEITQRLTMEEKGRISLTVPVTFDFAALGVALRYYNLHGALDYKVDGNFTLVTPIGRFTRPYQGRGRVEGMP